The genomic DNA GGAAAAGGGTATTATGATAGATTTTTTACCAGGTATCCAAACTCTTTAAAGATTGCTCCAGCATATGAAAGTCAAATATTTGATAAAATAAATAATGAAGCTACAGATGTACAAATAAATGGATTACTTGTTAAAAATAATTATATGATAACTAAGAACTATTGAAAAAAGTGCATTAATGTGATAAAATTTTATAGTAACTAAGAAAAATTTGGGAGGTTTATCGTGTCAGGACATAGTAAATGGTCAAATATCCAACATAGAAAAGGTGCTCAAGATAGAAAAAGAGCAAAATTATTCACAAAATTCGGAAGAGAGCTAACAATAGCTGCTAAAGAAGGTGGAGGGGACCCTGATTTTAACCCAAGATTAAGATTGGCAATTGAAAAAGCAAAAGCTGGAAATATGCCAAAAGATATACTTGAAAGAGCTATAAAAAAAGGAACTGGAGAGCTTGAAGGAGTAGAGTATATGGAAATCAGATATGAAGGGTATGGTCCTGCAGGAACTGCTTTCATAGTTGATGTTGTGACAGACAATAAAAATAGATCTGCCTCTGAAGTAAGAATGGTTTTTACTAGAAAAGGTGGAAATCTTGGAACAGATGGTGCAGTTGCTTGGATGTTTAAAAAAGAGGGAGTAATTACTGTAAAAGCAGAAGGACTTGATCCAGATGAATTTATGATGGCAGCTTTAGAAGCTGGAGCTGAAGATGTGTCTTTAGAAGACGACGTATTTGAAGTAATAACTAACTATACTGAATTCCAATCTGTACTTGAAAACTTAAAAAATGCTGGATATACATATGAAGAAGCTGAAATAGAAATGAATGCTGAAAATAGAATGGAAATAACAGATCTTGATACAGCTAAAAAAGTTATGGCTCTTTATGAAGCTCTAGAAGATTTAGATGATGTACAAGAAGTTTATGGAAACTTTGATATTGCAGATGATATTTTAGCGCAATTAGATAACTAAGATAAAAAGGCTCTTAATTGAGCCTTTTTAAATTATCTATTTAGTATATTTATAGCATTTTCTAATCTTTCTTTCGACAATTCTTCTATTCCATCAAGAACATAGTTTAATCCTAACTCTTTATATTTAAATACTCCTAATTTATGATAAGGTAAAACTTCTATATTTTCTATATTATTTAATTTAGAAATATAATCAGAAAGCCTAGTTAAAAGATTATCATTGTCTGTAATTTCAGGAACTACAACATGTCTAATCCAAGTTTTCTTATTTATTTTATTTAAATATTGTGCAAATTCAAGAGTATTAGTTAACTCTACTCCAGTTAAACTTTTATAAACTTCTTCATCTATAGATTTGATATCTAATAAAATAAGGTCTGTATATTCTAAAATTTTTTTAACTTTGTTATTAAAAATGTATCCTGATGTATCAAGAGCAGTGTGAATATTTTCTTCCTTACAAAGTTTAAAAAGTTCTAATACAAAATCTAGTTGAAGTAAAGGTTCTCCACCTGTTAGTGTAAGTCCACCTTTTTTTCCAAAATATTTTTTATAACGTTTTACTTTTTCAAAAACTTCTCGTGGAGACTCTTGTATCTTACTATCTGTAATACTCCAAGTATCTGGGTTATGACAATATTTACATCTCAAGGGACAACCTTGTAAAAAAACAACAAATCTTATACCGGGACCATCTACAGTTCCAAAGCTTTCGTATGAATGAATATTACCAATAATTTCTTTTTTATTCATTTCTATAATCCTATTAAATTTTACTATTTATAGTTCTTGAAAGGACATCTAATTGTTGTTCTCTAGTTAGTCTTACAAAATTTACAGCATACCCAGAAACTCTTATTGTTAGCTGTGGGTATTTTTCAGGATTTTTCATTGCATCTTCAAGTAGAGCTCTATCAAAAACATTAACATTTAAATGTTGTCCACCTTGAGGAGTAAAATATCCATCCATCATAGATACAAGATTTTCAATTCTTATATCTAATGTTTTTCCTAATGCACTAGGAGAAACTGCAAATGTATATGATATACCATCATTTGCATGTTGGAAAGGAAGTTTTGAAACTGATGATAAAGATGCTATTGCACCTCTTGTATCTCTACCATTCATTGGATTTGCACCTGGAGAAAATGGAGTACCAGCTCTTCTTCCATCAGGAGTATTTCCAGTTTTCTTACCATATACAACATTTGATGTTATTGTAAGAATAGACTGTGTAGCTCTTGAATTTCTATATGTTTCATGAGTTCTTAAGTAATTCATAAATTTTTCTGTTATTTCAATAGCAAGTTTGTCAGTAGAATCTTCATCATTACCAAAAGGAACATATTCTCCATCTCTTTCAAAATCAATAATAAGACCATTTTCATCTCTTATAACTTTTACTTTGCTATCTCTTATTGCAGCAAGAGAGTCTGCTACTATTGAAAGACCAGCTATTCCAGTTGCTTGAGTTCTTTCAATATCCAAGTCATGAAGAGCCATTTCAAAAGATTCGTAGGCATATTTATCATGCATATAGTGAATTATTTTTAATGCATTAACATA from Fusobacterium hominis includes the following:
- a CDS encoding YebC/PmpR family DNA-binding transcriptional regulator, with the protein product MSGHSKWSNIQHRKGAQDRKRAKLFTKFGRELTIAAKEGGGDPDFNPRLRLAIEKAKAGNMPKDILERAIKKGTGELEGVEYMEIRYEGYGPAGTAFIVDVVTDNKNRSASEVRMVFTRKGGNLGTDGAVAWMFKKEGVITVKAEGLDPDEFMMAALEAGAEDVSLEDDVFEVITNYTEFQSVLENLKNAGYTYEEAEIEMNAENRMEITDLDTAKKVMALYEALEDLDDVQEVYGNFDIADDILAQLDN
- the pflA gene encoding pyruvate formate-lyase-activating protein; amino-acid sequence: MIGNIHSYESFGTVDGPGIRFVVFLQGCPLRCKYCHNPDTWSITDSKIQESPREVFEKVKRYKKYFGKKGGLTLTGGEPLLQLDFVLELFKLCKEENIHTALDTSGYIFNNKVKKILEYTDLILLDIKSIDEEVYKSLTGVELTNTLEFAQYLNKINKKTWIRHVVVPEITDNDNLLTRLSDYISKLNNIENIEVLPYHKLGVFKYKELGLNYVLDGIEELSKERLENAINILNR